The sequence TCAATGCCGCAATACGATCGAGGAACGTCGTCGTCAATTCAACGGACGTAATCTCGCCGGCACGCAACAACTCTGCAAGTTCCCAAGCAGATTTTTTATGCATATCTGTTACCACGGTTTACTCCTCACCCAAGATTGCTGGAACACCAAACTTGCCATCTTCAGCATGCGGTGCCATGGCCAAAACTTCGTCCCGGTCCAAGCCTGGAACAACCTCATCGTCACGCCACACGTTTGTGAGCGGAATAGGATGGGACGTGGCTGGAATATCAGGGCTAACGACTTCTTTTAGTCGCGAAACAGACTCGTTGATAACTTCGAGTTCAGCCGCAAATTGCTCTAATTCTTGTTCACTTAGCGAAATACGCGCGAGGTCTGCCAACCGGGCAACCTCTTCTTTTGAAAATGTCGACATACCTCAATGGTATCTTCCCCACCCATTTGTGGCGAAACGTATCGTAAACTAATGGCATGTCTTTTTGGAAGAATCGTCCTGCGTCATCAGCAAAGCGAGTAGTGAAATTTACGTTACTCGCCGGTTTGAGCGCACAAATCGCAGCATTGGGCGCAATTATCGCTGTTGATGCGCAACGGAAACGTCGAAATCCACAAACAGGTGAGTTTCCTCATCTACCGCCGCGCACCGCCCGCGTGTCAGATTCCGAAGTGACAGTTTACACATTTGGAAATCATCTGTATGACGACATGATCGCTGCCATCGAATCGGCAACTGACCGAGTTTATTTCGAAACATACATTATCAAAGCCGACGACGTCGGATACCGCTTCCGCACTGCGCTCATCGACGCTGCCGAACGCGGAGTGGACGTATTCATTATTCTGGACACCCTTGGCAACCTCAACCAAGATCCAAAGTCACGCCGATTTCCAGAACTTCCGAACTTACACGTCATTAGATTCCCATTGTTACGCCCATGGATGTTCACTACCCGTTCTAAAGATTCGGGTTTTGACCACCGCAAAATACTCGTTATTGATGGCAAAATCGGATTTGTTGGCGGATACAATATCGGCCGGTTGTACGCCGACCACTGGCGTGACACCCACATTCGGGTATGCGGCCCGCGAACCTGGGAACTTGAAAATGCTTTTATCGATATGTGGAATGTTTACCGTTCGCATTCCCAACCAGCACTACCAGATGATGTAGTTCGCAGCTGGGTCTCAACTTTTACGGTTTCCCAGAATGTTCCGGCCTATCGCTCGTACCCA is a genomic window of Arcanobacterium phocae containing:
- the gatC gene encoding Asp-tRNA(Asn)/Glu-tRNA(Gln) amidotransferase subunit GatC encodes the protein MSTFSKEEVARLADLARISLSEQELEQFAAELEVINESVSRLKEVVSPDIPATSHPIPLTNVWRDDEVVPGLDRDEVLAMAPHAEDGKFGVPAILGEE
- a CDS encoding phospholipase D-like domain-containing protein is translated as MSFWKNRPASSAKRVVKFTLLAGLSAQIAALGAIIAVDAQRKRRNPQTGEFPHLPPRTARVSDSEVTVYTFGNHLYDDMIAAIESATDRVYFETYIIKADDVGYRFRTALIDAAERGVDVFIILDTLGNLNQDPKSRRFPELPNLHVIRFPLLRPWMFTTRSKDSGFDHRKILVIDGKIGFVGGYNIGRLYADHWRDTHIRVCGPRTWELENAFIDMWNVYRSHSQPALPDDVVRSWVSTFTVSQNVPAYRSYPIRAMYLDTINRASKNVWITMGYFIPDYAIKESLINAAKRGVDVRILIPQYSNHIISDWVGRPHYSELLAGGCRIFLYKDAMVHAKTMTVDGIWTTVGTANFDRLSMAGNYEANAEIFDPGVAEIMEETFRLDLTNCIELTRESWDSRTTLAWLAEKLMKPLAPFV